A single genomic interval of Caballeronia sp. NK8 harbors:
- a CDS encoding aromatic-ring-hydroxylating dioxygenase subunit beta, with amino-acid sequence MLPGFEKQNIAHDKALIARAAVEDFHAEYCAALDSGDIERWPEFFTENCLYRVTEYENAANGFPVGLVYAEGRDMLRDRAVAISRTQMFAPRQMLHFVSNVRILNATDEEIIAQSNYMLLQTLVEGATTLHQAGRLFDRFARNGNVLLLKERQAVYDTAMIANDLAYPV; translated from the coding sequence ATGTTGCCAGGATTCGAGAAGCAGAATATCGCGCACGACAAGGCGCTGATCGCGCGCGCCGCCGTGGAGGATTTTCATGCGGAGTATTGCGCGGCGCTGGATAGCGGCGACATCGAGCGCTGGCCGGAGTTCTTCACCGAGAACTGTCTTTACCGCGTGACCGAGTACGAGAACGCAGCAAACGGTTTTCCCGTCGGGCTGGTGTATGCGGAAGGGCGCGACATGTTGCGTGACCGCGCAGTGGCGATCTCGCGCACGCAGATGTTCGCGCCGCGCCAGATGCTGCATTTCGTTTCGAACGTACGCATTCTGAACGCAACGGATGAAGAGATCATCGCGCAGAGCAACTACATGTTGCTGCAGACGCTCGTCGAAGGCGCGACGACTTTGCATCAGGCGGGCAGGCTTTTTGATCGCTTCGCGCGCAATGGTAACGTTCTTCTGCTGAAGGAAAGACAGGCGGTGTATGACACGGCGATGATCGCGAACGATCTCGCTTATCCCGTCTGA